One stretch of Siphonobacter curvatus DNA includes these proteins:
- a CDS encoding DeoR/GlpR family DNA-binding transcription regulator, with the protein MSITRHKQILEYLAYGNERSVSFLAEQLQTSEITIRRDLNTLAEQGKLIRTHGGATRNDLPFVPFTHKSVIHTQAKKQIGQRAATLVEENDVLFLDCGSTVLAMGPYLKTFRNLKIITNSLPLIWELREAPHLSINLIGGELDVQRQAVHGSVALEHVARYHADKAFLGVDGISLKNGLTARSETEASFTKALLANAERSVLLADLSKFEQDSYLKFAPLSAIHYIITRAGLDENLVQQYREAGCEWIEA; encoded by the coding sequence ATGAGCATTACCAGACATAAACAGATTCTTGAATATCTAGCCTACGGAAACGAACGGAGTGTTAGCTTCCTGGCTGAACAGTTACAAACGTCCGAGATTACGATTCGCCGGGATTTAAATACGCTGGCCGAACAGGGCAAACTGATTCGTACGCACGGCGGAGCCACCCGGAATGACTTGCCCTTTGTGCCCTTTACTCACAAATCGGTCATCCATACGCAGGCCAAAAAGCAGATTGGACAGCGGGCGGCTACATTAGTAGAGGAAAACGACGTACTCTTTCTGGATTGCGGCAGTACCGTGCTGGCGATGGGTCCGTACCTCAAAACCTTCCGGAACCTGAAGATTATTACGAACTCTCTGCCTTTAATTTGGGAATTGCGGGAAGCTCCTCACCTCTCCATCAATCTCATTGGTGGAGAGCTGGACGTACAGCGGCAGGCCGTACACGGTTCCGTAGCCCTGGAACACGTGGCTCGGTATCATGCCGATAAGGCATTCCTTGGGGTGGATGGTATTTCACTCAAAAATGGCTTGACGGCCCGCAGCGAAACGGAAGCTTCCTTTACCAAGGCCTTACTGGCCAACGCCGAAAGAAGCGTTCTATTGGCCGACCTCAGTAAGTTCGAGCAGGACAGCTATCTGAAATTTGCTCCGCTTTCGGCCATTCATTACATCATTACCCGTGCTGGGCTGGATGAAAATCTGGTGCAACAGTATCGGGAAGCCGGTTGCGAATGGATCGAAGCATGA
- the nudK gene encoding GDP-mannose pyrophosphatase NudK — MNTVQIVNTEILSDNWYTLRKVTFDYPKQDGSWQRQSRECYDRGNGAVILLYNREKNTVILTEQFRMPTYVNGNDNGMLIEACAGLLDADSPEDCIRRETEEETGYRITQPERVFELYMSPGSVTEILYFFVAEYEDTHRVNEGGGVVEEEDIRVLELPFPQALQMIENGEIKDAKTVLLLQQLLLKDRLKASV; from the coding sequence ATGAATACCGTTCAAATTGTCAATACAGAAATCCTTTCCGACAACTGGTATACCTTACGTAAAGTCACCTTCGATTATCCCAAGCAAGACGGATCCTGGCAGCGACAGTCGCGGGAATGTTACGACCGGGGGAACGGAGCGGTAATCCTGCTGTATAATCGCGAAAAGAATACGGTCATTCTGACGGAACAATTCCGTATGCCCACCTACGTGAATGGCAACGATAACGGTATGCTTATCGAAGCCTGTGCGGGCTTACTCGATGCCGATAGCCCGGAAGACTGCATCCGCCGGGAAACGGAGGAAGAAACGGGATACCGAATCACACAGCCCGAGCGGGTCTTCGAGCTGTACATGAGTCCGGGTTCGGTTACCGAAATCCTGTACTTTTTCGTTGCGGAATATGAAGACACACACCGGGTCAACGAAGGGGGTGGGGTAGTGGAAGAAGAAGACATTCGAGTACTGGAGTTGCCCTTTCCACAAGCGTTACAAATGATTGAAAACGGTGAAATTAAAGACGCCAAGACCGTTTTGTTACTCCAACAGCTACTCCTCAAAGACCGGCTGAAAGCATCCGTATAA
- a CDS encoding glycoside hydrolase family 18 protein, with product MHKPLRLTLFFLLLASLAFGQSKKYVVIGYVTGGGWTKESLEADAKKMTHINFAFAVPNEAGVLAPLNQRDVKTLKALDALRSVNKDLKLLISIGGWGGCKYFSDVSVNEPARQKFAKSCMKLLNEYHLDGVDIDWEYPAQVGAGNIFRPEDKQNYTLLLKTLREHLDAQEKKNKRLKSNPYLLTSATGGDTAFVSHTELGKAAKYLDYVNIMTYDLYHGNDVVTGHHSPLYQSKLGDYSRNSSDDAVKGHVKAGVPISKIVLGVPFYGRGWTNVKPEQNGLFQPTTDTKHSFTSYTELTNKYINKNGYTRHWDEASKVPYLWNPETKSFISYCDEESMQYKMDYIKKQGMAGVMYWEYQLDMPGKKLLDSVVEGLK from the coding sequence ATGCACAAACCTCTTCGACTTACCTTATTTTTCCTTTTACTGGCTTCATTGGCCTTTGGGCAATCCAAAAAATACGTGGTGATTGGCTACGTTACGGGCGGCGGCTGGACCAAGGAAAGCCTGGAAGCGGACGCAAAAAAGATGACGCACATCAATTTTGCCTTTGCCGTTCCCAACGAGGCTGGTGTACTGGCTCCGCTCAACCAACGCGACGTAAAAACGCTCAAAGCTCTGGATGCTCTTCGTAGCGTCAATAAAGATCTGAAACTGCTCATTTCCATTGGGGGTTGGGGCGGTTGCAAGTACTTTTCGGACGTTTCGGTGAATGAACCTGCCCGTCAGAAGTTTGCTAAAAGCTGTATGAAGCTTCTCAATGAGTACCATCTCGATGGCGTGGATATTGACTGGGAGTACCCCGCTCAGGTGGGTGCCGGAAACATTTTTCGTCCGGAAGACAAACAGAATTATACGCTGTTGCTGAAAACCCTACGCGAACACCTGGACGCCCAGGAGAAGAAAAATAAGCGGCTCAAGTCTAATCCCTATCTGTTGACTTCGGCGACGGGTGGTGATACAGCTTTTGTCAGTCATACCGAGCTGGGTAAGGCGGCGAAGTACCTCGATTACGTAAACATCATGACTTACGATCTGTACCATGGCAATGACGTAGTGACGGGTCATCACAGTCCACTGTACCAGTCTAAGTTAGGGGATTATTCGCGGAATAGTTCGGATGATGCAGTCAAAGGTCACGTAAAAGCGGGCGTACCCATCAGTAAAATTGTACTGGGTGTACCCTTCTACGGTCGCGGCTGGACGAACGTGAAGCCCGAGCAAAACGGTCTGTTTCAACCAACAACTGATACCAAGCACTCCTTCACGAGCTATACGGAGCTGACCAATAAGTACATCAATAAAAACGGCTACACCCGTCACTGGGACGAGGCCTCAAAGGTACCGTACCTCTGGAATCCGGAAACCAAATCCTTCATTTCGTACTGCGATGAAGAGTCCATGCAATACAAAATGGACTACATCAAAAAACAAGGCATGGCGGGCGTCATGTACTGGGAATACCAGCTCGACATGCCCGGCAAAAAATTGCTCGATTCAGTAGTAGAGGGATTGAAATAG
- the aqpZ gene encoding aquaporin Z, with protein sequence MTKKFAAEFVGTLWLVLGGCGSAVLAAAFPEVGIGLVGVSLAFGLTVVTIAYALGHISGAHLNPAVTFGFLASGRFKASELVPYLVAQILGGIAGAGILYLIASGKAGFDLSGGFAANGYGTHSPGGYSLQAAFVTEFVMTFLFLIIILGATDVKASKGFAGLAIGLGLTLIHLISIPVTNTSVNPARSISQALFVGDWAMAQLWLFIVAPIAGAIVAGIFYRLVYSEAPRFSDDKIQKELVDDHQ encoded by the coding sequence ATGACTAAGAAATTTGCAGCAGAATTTGTTGGTACCTTATGGCTTGTACTAGGCGGTTGTGGCAGTGCTGTACTGGCCGCAGCATTTCCAGAAGTAGGGATTGGGCTGGTCGGCGTGTCGCTGGCTTTTGGGCTAACGGTGGTGACTATTGCCTATGCTTTAGGACATATTTCAGGGGCACACCTCAACCCCGCCGTTACGTTCGGTTTTCTGGCTAGTGGTCGATTCAAAGCCAGCGAGTTGGTCCCTTACCTGGTGGCCCAAATTCTAGGCGGTATCGCCGGAGCAGGAATTCTCTACCTGATTGCCAGCGGGAAAGCCGGGTTTGACCTGAGTGGGGGCTTTGCCGCAAACGGGTACGGTACTCATTCGCCGGGTGGCTATTCCTTGCAGGCGGCTTTCGTTACCGAATTTGTTATGACGTTCCTGTTTCTCATCATCATTTTGGGAGCTACGGACGTGAAAGCGTCTAAGGGTTTTGCCGGCCTGGCTATTGGTTTAGGACTCACCCTGATTCACCTCATTAGTATTCCGGTAACGAATACTTCCGTAAATCCGGCCCGTAGTATCAGTCAGGCCCTCTTTGTGGGTGATTGGGCGATGGCTCAATTGTGGCTGTTCATCGTAGCTCCGATTGCTGGAGCTATCGTGGCAGGAATTTTCTACCGCTTGGTGTACAGCGAAGCCCCGCGATTCTCCGATGATAAAATTCAGAAAGAGCTAGTGGATGATCACCAATAA
- a CDS encoding M3 family metallopeptidase yields the protein MKLLLPLMVTATLAFGQPRPATDNPFLAAYTTPFGVPPFDKIRTEHFQPAFEEGMRQQAAQIQTLVRRRDMPTFENTIVAMDNSGEILDRVSTVFYNLNSANTNDEIQKIAQQLAPQLSKHRDDIQLNPDLFKRVKAVYDQRKSLKLTPEQLMLLEKTYKNFVRSGAALSPDKQARLREINQEQSLLTLKYGQNLLGENNAYTLVIDQQSDLSGLPQSLIASAADEAKKRNMAGKWVFTLQNPSVMPFLQYADNRSLREKIFKAYIERANHNDDRDNKAIIAKLVALRAERAQLLGYENHAAYVLEESMAKTPAKVNELLNQLWTATVPVTKKEAADLQALMDKEGKNEKLAGWDWRYYAEKLRKEKYNLDEEELRPYFSLENVKQGIFTLCEKLYGLKFTPLADLPVYHPEAMAYEVKEANGKHVGIMYMDFFPRASKRGGAWMTSYRKQEVQNGKFIAPVVSIVCNFSKPVGNAPALLSMDETTTFFHEFGHALHGLLSNVNYGSLSGTSVPRDFVELPSQIMENWATEPEMLKLYAKHYQTGEVIPDALVEKLKKSSLFNQGFLTSEYLAASILDMAYHTLAPGQTPSDVLTFEKNAMDKIGLIEQIPPRYRSTYFQHSFSGGYSAGYYSYIWSAVLDADAFEVFKQKGLFDKKSAESFRKNVLERGGTDEPMKLYKNFRGAEPDIKPLLRRRGLLTNM from the coding sequence ATGAAACTTCTGCTCCCGCTCATGGTGACTGCAACACTGGCGTTCGGACAGCCTCGTCCGGCTACGGACAATCCCTTTCTGGCGGCTTACACGACGCCCTTTGGTGTTCCCCCTTTTGACAAAATTCGTACGGAACATTTCCAGCCTGCGTTTGAAGAAGGCATGCGGCAGCAAGCCGCTCAGATTCAGACTTTGGTACGCCGCCGGGATATGCCGACGTTCGAGAATACCATCGTAGCCATGGATAACAGTGGCGAAATCCTGGATCGGGTTAGTACCGTATTCTACAATCTGAATTCGGCCAATACGAACGATGAAATTCAGAAGATCGCTCAACAACTGGCTCCCCAATTGTCTAAGCACCGGGATGATATTCAGTTAAATCCCGATCTGTTCAAGCGGGTGAAAGCCGTATACGATCAGCGGAAATCCTTGAAACTGACGCCCGAGCAATTGATGTTGTTGGAAAAAACGTACAAGAATTTCGTACGGAGTGGAGCGGCTCTTTCGCCCGATAAACAGGCTCGTCTGCGAGAGATCAACCAGGAACAATCCCTGCTGACGCTGAAGTATGGTCAGAATTTGCTGGGCGAAAACAACGCCTACACGCTAGTGATCGATCAGCAATCCGATTTAAGCGGTTTACCCCAATCCCTGATTGCCTCGGCAGCTGACGAAGCTAAAAAGCGGAACATGGCCGGTAAATGGGTCTTTACGCTCCAAAATCCGAGCGTTATGCCTTTCCTGCAATACGCGGATAATCGTTCGCTTCGCGAGAAAATCTTTAAAGCGTATATCGAACGGGCCAATCACAACGACGACCGCGATAACAAAGCCATCATTGCCAAGCTCGTCGCTCTACGGGCCGAACGGGCTCAGTTGCTGGGTTACGAAAATCACGCGGCGTACGTGCTGGAAGAAAGCATGGCCAAAACGCCCGCGAAGGTGAACGAACTGCTGAACCAACTGTGGACGGCTACCGTACCCGTGACCAAAAAAGAAGCTGCTGACTTACAGGCTTTGATGGATAAAGAGGGTAAGAACGAAAAACTCGCGGGCTGGGATTGGCGGTATTATGCCGAGAAACTTCGCAAGGAAAAATACAACCTCGATGAAGAAGAGCTGCGTCCGTATTTCTCGCTGGAAAATGTGAAGCAGGGCATTTTTACGCTCTGTGAAAAATTGTACGGCCTCAAATTCACGCCTCTTGCCGATCTACCCGTATACCACCCCGAAGCGATGGCTTACGAAGTGAAGGAAGCCAATGGCAAGCACGTGGGTATTATGTACATGGATTTCTTTCCCCGGGCCAGCAAACGCGGTGGAGCCTGGATGACCAGCTACCGGAAGCAGGAAGTGCAAAACGGGAAGTTTATCGCTCCCGTTGTGTCCATCGTTTGTAATTTCTCGAAGCCCGTAGGCAACGCTCCGGCTCTATTGAGCATGGACGAAACGACGACCTTCTTCCACGAATTTGGTCACGCCCTGCATGGCTTACTGTCGAACGTCAATTACGGGAGTCTGTCCGGAACATCGGTGCCGCGTGACTTTGTGGAGCTGCCTTCGCAAATCATGGAAAATTGGGCTACTGAGCCGGAAATGCTGAAGCTTTATGCCAAACATTACCAAACGGGCGAAGTCATTCCGGACGCTCTGGTCGAGAAACTTAAGAAAAGTAGTTTGTTCAACCAAGGCTTCCTGACCAGCGAATACCTGGCGGCTTCTATCCTCGACATGGCGTATCACACGCTGGCTCCCGGACAAACACCCAGCGACGTACTGACCTTCGAGAAGAATGCCATGGATAAAATTGGCCTGATCGAGCAGATTCCACCTCGCTACCGGAGTACGTATTTCCAGCACTCGTTCTCGGGCGGCTACTCAGCGGGGTATTACAGTTACATCTGGTCGGCAGTACTGGATGCAGATGCGTTTGAAGTTTTCAAACAAAAAGGTCTGTTTGACAAAAAATCGGCGGAATCGTTCCGGAAAAACGTACTCGAACGCGGTGGTACGGACGAGCCCATGAAGTTGTACAAAAACTTCCGGGGAGCCGAACCCGACATCAAACCATTACTGCGGCGTCGGGGCTTACTGACGAATATGTAG
- a CDS encoding bile acid:sodium symporter family protein, which yields MSNISASSRSFNPLKLLSKIGLDGFILALLGMILLAYLWPEGGLGEGTFSLSNLANYGVSLIFFFYGLRLSKEKLKAGLTNWRLHIVVHVSTFILFPVLVLIAKTFLGNADNQMVWMGVFFLSTLPSTVSSSVVMVSIAEGNIPAAIFNASISSILGVFITPLWMQVVNTAAEGGENHLGDIMGKLMLQVLLPVIVGIVLNKYGGAWAESKKKFLRYFDQTTILIIVYTAFCESFDQHLFSNLSWGDLLMLSVGMLALFFTGYFIITGVCNLLGFNREDRITAVFCGSKKSLVHGTVMSKVLFTNSAALGILLLPLMLYHALQLIVVSVIAQRMAAQHHLSEGTTLTN from the coding sequence ATGTCGAATATATCCGCGTCTTCCCGTTCGTTTAATCCCTTGAAACTGCTCAGTAAAATTGGTCTGGACGGGTTCATTCTGGCCCTGTTGGGAATGATTCTTCTGGCGTATCTCTGGCCCGAAGGTGGACTGGGAGAAGGAACCTTTTCCTTATCCAATCTGGCTAATTACGGAGTGTCGTTGATCTTCTTCTTTTACGGATTACGGCTGAGTAAGGAAAAACTAAAGGCTGGCCTGACCAACTGGCGGTTACATATTGTCGTCCACGTTAGTACCTTCATTCTGTTCCCGGTGCTGGTCTTAATCGCCAAAACCTTTCTGGGAAATGCCGACAACCAAATGGTCTGGATGGGTGTATTTTTTCTGTCTACCTTACCCTCAACGGTATCTTCTTCCGTAGTGATGGTCTCCATTGCGGAGGGAAACATTCCGGCGGCGATTTTCAACGCCAGTATTTCCAGTATCTTAGGTGTGTTTATTACGCCGCTCTGGATGCAGGTGGTGAATACAGCAGCGGAAGGGGGCGAAAATCACCTGGGCGACATTATGGGTAAATTGATGTTACAGGTACTGTTGCCCGTGATTGTGGGGATCGTACTTAACAAATACGGTGGAGCCTGGGCCGAAAGCAAAAAGAAATTTCTTCGCTATTTCGATCAGACTACCATTCTGATTATTGTGTATACAGCTTTCTGTGAATCATTCGATCAGCACTTGTTTAGTAACCTCAGCTGGGGTGATTTGTTGATGTTGAGCGTAGGCATGTTAGCTTTGTTTTTTACGGGTTATTTCATCATTACAGGCGTTTGTAATCTATTGGGATTCAATCGGGAAGATCGCATTACTGCGGTTTTCTGTGGTTCGAAAAAATCACTGGTCCATGGTACCGTAATGTCTAAAGTACTCTTTACTAATAGTGCGGCGTTGGGGATTTTATTATTGCCGCTGATGCTGTATCATGCCTTGCAATTGATTGTGGTGAGTGTGATTGCCCAACGAATGGCGGCCCAGCATCATTTGTCGGAAGGAACTACTTTAACGAATTGA
- a CDS encoding MBL fold metallo-hydrolase — MKKFKKGMIILLSTLVILGLVTVLVLQLPTFGGTASGARLERIKHSPNYKNGTFQYPLETPMMNPESSWFKLIAAYFKPTEGREPERPLPSVKTNLKTLTGTEPVLVWFGHSSYFLRVNGKNLLVDPVFSGRTSPFQFVGSKAYPCTEMYGADDFPELDAIVISHDHYDHLDYDTILKLASRTKHFHVALGVGSHLERWGVKPEAITEYDWYEAGKISDDLQLTATPGRHFSGRGLKRGQTLWNSYVLKTPTQTIFLGGDSGYGPHFKEIGEKYGPFDLALLECGQYNMMWHYIHMMPEETVQAAKDLKTEVLMPVHWGKFTLALHPWKEPIERMTKKAKEVQQPITTPRIGELVQIGGNYSTERWWEGY; from the coding sequence ATGAAAAAATTTAAAAAAGGCATGATTATTCTGCTGAGTACACTTGTGATTTTAGGTCTGGTTACGGTACTCGTCTTGCAGTTGCCTACCTTCGGTGGAACGGCTTCGGGGGCTCGGCTCGAACGAATTAAGCATTCGCCGAATTACAAAAACGGCACGTTTCAGTATCCGCTCGAAACGCCGATGATGAACCCGGAATCTTCCTGGTTTAAGCTCATCGCCGCCTATTTCAAACCCACCGAAGGGCGGGAACCGGAACGGCCTTTACCGTCGGTGAAAACCAATCTGAAAACGCTGACCGGTACGGAACCCGTGCTGGTCTGGTTTGGACATTCGTCGTACTTTCTTCGCGTTAACGGAAAAAATCTATTGGTGGATCCGGTGTTCAGCGGCCGAACTTCACCCTTTCAATTTGTGGGTTCAAAGGCTTATCCCTGTACGGAAATGTACGGAGCCGACGATTTCCCGGAACTGGATGCCATCGTTATTTCCCACGATCATTATGATCACCTGGATTATGATACCATCCTGAAGCTGGCTTCCCGAACCAAACATTTTCACGTGGCTCTGGGCGTGGGTTCGCACCTGGAACGTTGGGGCGTGAAACCGGAAGCCATTACCGAATATGACTGGTACGAAGCCGGAAAAATCTCGGATGATCTGCAGTTGACCGCTACGCCGGGCAGACACTTCTCCGGTCGGGGACTTAAACGCGGACAGACGCTCTGGAATTCATACGTACTGAAAACACCTACGCAGACTATTTTTCTCGGGGGGGATTCGGGATACGGCCCTCACTTCAAGGAAATCGGTGAGAAATACGGTCCTTTTGATCTGGCTTTGCTGGAATGCGGGCAGTATAACATGATGTGGCATTACATCCATATGATGCCCGAAGAAACGGTTCAGGCCGCCAAGGATTTAAAGACTGAAGTGCTGATGCCCGTACACTGGGGCAAGTTTACGCTGGCCTTACACCCCTGGAAAGAGCCCATCGAACGGATGACGAAAAAAGCGAAAGAGGTTCAACAACCGATTACCACGCCCCGAATTGGTGAGCTAGTGCAAATTGGAGGTAACTATTCTACCGAACGTTGGTGGGAGGGGTATTAG
- the nusB gene encoding transcription antitermination factor NusB yields MQTLYALYQAERSNYQLAQDFIVETLQPDLNSMERQDPERFEGLRKLALMQLEESVTKKDTEEEIPLMARQVATEALNYYRQKTQQDRLRFVRDATADIERIYDQYLMILLLLLELAEEAQLYQERRYLDEGLNTSVLASNQFIHALRDMPTFENEVIRRNLKWTEEDRVQYIRPFFKDIRQDATFQQYCQRNQHTPSEDADLVMHLLKQLVFKNEMIKTVFDEQNLYWSEDKDILRSLTTKTVKSYQDGDIRLQTLLPGGEDDIKFFKELLRHTLDNEERFMQFIVDQVTNWDSERIALTDRILLMMALAEMIYFPGIPVKVTINEFIEVAKDYSTPRSGQFLNGVLDTLSAKLREDGTIRKSGRGLIDNR; encoded by the coding sequence ATGCAAACACTTTATGCATTGTATCAGGCTGAACGTTCCAACTACCAACTAGCCCAGGATTTCATCGTTGAAACCCTGCAACCCGACCTCAATTCCATGGAACGTCAGGACCCCGAACGCTTTGAAGGCCTTCGGAAACTGGCCCTGATGCAACTGGAGGAGTCGGTTACCAAAAAAGATACCGAAGAAGAGATTCCGCTGATGGCCCGTCAGGTGGCTACGGAAGCTCTGAATTATTACCGGCAGAAAACCCAGCAGGATCGCCTTCGCTTCGTACGCGATGCGACAGCAGATATTGAACGCATTTATGATCAGTATCTGATGATTTTGCTGCTCTTACTGGAGTTGGCCGAGGAAGCTCAATTGTATCAGGAACGGCGTTATCTGGACGAAGGCCTGAATACGAGTGTACTGGCGAGTAACCAATTTATTCATGCGCTGCGGGATATGCCTACGTTTGAAAACGAAGTCATCCGCCGGAACTTGAAATGGACGGAAGAAGACCGTGTACAATACATCCGCCCCTTCTTTAAGGACATTCGACAGGATGCTACTTTTCAGCAATACTGCCAGCGTAATCAGCATACGCCCTCCGAAGATGCCGACCTCGTGATGCACTTGTTAAAGCAACTAGTGTTTAAGAACGAGATGATTAAGACGGTGTTCGATGAGCAAAATCTGTACTGGAGCGAAGACAAAGACATTCTGCGTAGCCTAACGACCAAGACGGTAAAGTCTTATCAGGACGGTGATATTCGCCTGCAAACCCTCTTACCCGGCGGCGAAGATGATATCAAGTTTTTCAAGGAATTGCTACGGCATACGCTCGACAACGAAGAACGTTTCATGCAGTTCATCGTTGATCAAGTAACGAACTGGGATTCCGAACGGATCGCCCTGACGGACCGGATTCTACTGATGATGGCTCTGGCAGAAATGATTTATTTCCCTGGCATTCCGGTAAAGGTGACCATCAACGAATTTATTGAAGTAGCCAAGGATTACTCAACGCCTCGCAGTGGACAATTCCTGAACGGGGTACTCGATACGCTTTCAGCAAAACTTCGCGAAGATGGTACCATTCGGAAGAGTGGTCGTGGTTTGATCGATAATCGTTAA
- a CDS encoding YtxH domain-containing protein: MKKSTLTLLGFLAGTAVGASVGILYAPDSGENTRDRLGYRLSKYREHLQQLIADLMAQSDLPESLAKTEGKKVVDEAREKAERLLADVESLMGQIKGH, encoded by the coding sequence ATGAAAAAATCAACCCTTACTTTATTAGGCTTTTTGGCCGGTACGGCGGTTGGGGCTTCGGTAGGAATTCTGTACGCTCCCGACAGTGGTGAGAATACACGTGATCGCCTGGGGTACCGTCTTTCAAAATATCGTGAGCACTTGCAACAGCTTATTGCTGACTTAATGGCTCAAAGTGACTTGCCCGAAAGTCTGGCTAAGACCGAAGGAAAAAAAGTAGTAGACGAAGCTCGCGAGAAAGCTGAACGCCTGCTGGCGGATGTAGAATCACTCATGGGCCAGATTAAAGGACACTAA
- a CDS encoding DUF1573 domain-containing protein, whose amino-acid sequence MKSKFVVGLLCWGLLFSCNTGKQQTATTDDPTKFPILKFDQPEVDLGKVTEGDTLLHRFAFKNTGNAPLVIQSASASCGCTVPVIPLKPIAPGDTSSLLVKFNSKNKVGANTKTVTVVANTKPETTTVAFRVEVLEPATH is encoded by the coding sequence ATGAAAAGCAAGTTTGTAGTAGGTCTGCTGTGCTGGGGTTTGCTGTTTTCCTGCAATACGGGAAAGCAACAAACGGCTACGACGGATGACCCTACCAAATTCCCCATTCTTAAGTTCGATCAGCCCGAAGTTGATTTGGGCAAAGTAACGGAAGGCGATACGCTGCTACACCGCTTTGCGTTTAAAAATACGGGTAATGCTCCGCTGGTCATTCAGTCCGCTTCAGCTTCCTGTGGCTGTACGGTTCCCGTGATTCCACTCAAGCCCATCGCTCCGGGCGATACGTCGAGTTTGCTGGTAAAATTCAACAGCAAAAACAAAGTAGGAGCGAACACCAAGACCGTAACGGTCGTGGCGAATACTAAACCCGAAACCACAACGGTGGCTTTCCGGGTAGAGGTACTCGAACCTGCTACGCATTGA
- the yajC gene encoding preprotein translocase subunit YajC — MMLLQAPASGSNWMQLVLMGGIFVVMYFFMIRPQQKKAKDQQKFITDMKEGDAVVTIGGLHGKIVETTEKTVTLDVGRGMRLVFDKTAISRDSSIRLGQ; from the coding sequence ATGATGCTCTTACAAGCACCCGCCAGTGGCTCCAACTGGATGCAACTCGTTCTGATGGGCGGTATTTTTGTTGTCATGTATTTCTTCATGATTCGTCCCCAGCAGAAAAAGGCGAAGGATCAGCAGAAATTCATCACCGACATGAAAGAAGGCGACGCGGTTGTTACCATTGGCGGCTTACACGGAAAAATCGTGGAGACTACCGAAAAAACCGTGACACTCGACGTAGGCCGCGGTATGCGTTTAGTTTTTGATAAAACGGCCATTTCCCGCGACAGTTCCATTCGTTTGGGACAATAA
- a CDS encoding YbbR-like domain-containing protein — MKPDWKVASLCLVGALLFWLMNALNKEGYSARLAYPLQVAYDDSLYVPTSPLPRQIQASITGNGWDLLWRTLSLGNQPITYAITNPLHTKFINTASLTNLLSDQLKETQVNYIIADSLDVSFERRVVKTVKLQADTSDVRFPRHFVISTVINVIPQSITVEGPESAMREVPNTILIPLPKKISGDFDERLAIPYVNAPNVNATAKQVNISFEIAELLSPPPGSK; from the coding sequence ATGAAACCTGACTGGAAAGTCGCGAGTCTCTGCCTGGTAGGGGCTCTGCTTTTCTGGTTGATGAATGCTCTTAACAAAGAGGGATATTCAGCCCGATTAGCGTATCCGTTACAAGTAGCCTACGATGATTCATTGTACGTGCCTACTTCTCCGCTTCCGCGGCAAATTCAAGCCAGTATTACGGGCAATGGATGGGATTTACTCTGGCGTACCTTGTCGTTAGGTAATCAACCGATTACGTACGCCATTACGAATCCCCTGCATACCAAGTTTATCAACACGGCTTCTTTGACCAATTTGCTGTCGGATCAATTAAAAGAAACGCAGGTAAATTACATTATAGCGGATTCGCTGGATGTCAGTTTTGAGCGACGGGTGGTAAAAACCGTGAAATTACAGGCTGATACCAGTGACGTTCGCTTTCCCCGACACTTTGTAATCTCGACGGTTATCAACGTAATTCCACAAAGCATTACGGTGGAAGGCCCCGAGTCGGCGATGCGGGAGGTGCCCAATACGATTCTGATTCCACTCCCCAAGAAAATTTCGGGAGATTTTGACGAACGATTGGCCATTCCCTACGTGAATGCACCGAATGTAAATGCTACGGCGAAGCAGGTAAACATCAGTTTTGAAATCGCTGAATTACTGAGTCCGCCACCCGGAAGTAAATAA